One window from the genome of bacterium encodes:
- the tgt gene encoding tRNA guanosine(34) transglycosylase Tgt, translating to MPFRFELIHTDRETGARAGVLHTPHGTVRTPVFMPVGTHGTVRALTPEEVRDAGAQIVLANTFHLSLRPGAELIARAGGLHVFMHWERPLLTDSGGYQVFSLPHLRKVSDEGVRFRSPIDGREVTFTPERVIEIEEHLGADIIMPLDVCLGFPADTMDVFEAHRRTVLWARRAKAARRREDQALFGIVQGGFDVALRRRAADEIAALDFPGYAIGGLSVGEAKGDMYDLVAAVTERLPVATPRYLMGVGSPPSVLEAVRRGVDMFDCVLPTRVGRTGTALTALGPMNLRQAQYTEDLSPIERECPCPACRHYSRAYLRHLVKAGEMLGPRLVSLHNLVFMGRLEEAIRQAICEDRFGAWSREALARYAPGRARGNPPDVAEPPGTLSRSEG from the coding sequence ATGCCGTTTCGCTTCGAACTCATCCATACCGATCGAGAGACGGGCGCCCGGGCAGGCGTCCTCCACACTCCCCACGGGACCGTCAGGACGCCGGTGTTCATGCCGGTCGGGACCCATGGGACCGTGCGGGCGCTCACCCCGGAAGAAGTCCGGGACGCGGGCGCCCAGATCGTGCTGGCGAACACGTTTCACCTCTCGCTCCGCCCAGGCGCCGAGCTGATCGCCCGCGCCGGTGGACTGCACGTGTTCATGCACTGGGAGCGTCCCCTGCTCACCGATAGCGGCGGCTATCAGGTGTTCAGCCTTCCCCACCTGCGCAAGGTATCCGACGAGGGCGTCCGGTTTCGGTCTCCGATCGATGGCCGGGAGGTGACGTTCACGCCGGAACGCGTGATCGAGATCGAAGAGCATCTAGGCGCGGACATCATCATGCCGCTCGACGTGTGCCTCGGCTTTCCGGCCGACACGATGGATGTGTTCGAAGCCCACCGCCGCACCGTCCTCTGGGCCCGCCGGGCCAAGGCCGCCCGCCGGAGGGAAGATCAGGCCCTCTTCGGCATCGTCCAGGGTGGATTCGATGTGGCGCTTCGCCGCCGGGCCGCCGATGAGATAGCCGCGCTCGACTTTCCCGGCTACGCTATCGGTGGGCTCTCCGTCGGCGAAGCCAAGGGGGACATGTACGACCTAGTCGCGGCGGTCACAGAGCGCCTCCCCGTCGCCACCCCGCGGTATCTCATGGGCGTGGGATCGCCCCCGAGCGTGCTCGAGGCCGTACGGCGGGGTGTGGACATGTTCGACTGCGTCTTACCGACCCGGGTCGGGCGGACTGGAACGGCGCTCACCGCGTTGGGCCCGATGAATTTGCGGCAGGCGCAGTACACCGAGGACCTCTCGCCCATCGAACGCGAATGCCCGTGCCCGGCCTGCCGGCACTACTCGCGCGCCTACCTGAGGCACTTGGTGAAGGCCGGGGAGATGCTGGGCCCGCGCTTGGTCAGCCTCCACAACCTCGTGTTCATGGGGCGGCTGGAGGAGGCGATCAGGCAGGCGATCTGCGAAGATCGGTTCGGCGCCTGGAGCCGCGAGGCGCTGGCCCGTTACGCACCGGGCCGCGCGAGAGGGAATCCCCCCGATGTCGCAGAACCCCCCGGAACTCTGTCACGGTCGGAGGGGTGA
- the bshB1 gene encoding bacillithiol biosynthesis deacetylase BshB1 translates to MAEFLVIGAHPDDVEIGMGGAIGAFVQRGHRVTILDLTDGEPTPMGSPDIRRTESEAAAQTLGVERRITLPLPNRYLMDTVENRVAVAEVIREVRPEIVFLPYGVDAHPDHIAAEHLGEAARFYAKLTKTEMRGDPHYPRRILHFFCTHYRLHVAPAFVLDISDQIQQKMDAIACYRSQFNEERGNAAVLDAIRTVAGYWGTRIRRPYGEPFASKEALGLRSLEDLL, encoded by the coding sequence ATGGCGGAATTCCTCGTGATCGGCGCGCATCCCGATGATGTCGAGATTGGAATGGGTGGTGCGATCGGGGCGTTCGTGCAGCGGGGGCATCGCGTCACCATCCTCGATCTCACCGACGGCGAGCCAACCCCGATGGGCTCGCCGGATATTCGGCGGACCGAGAGCGAGGCCGCGGCGCAGACGCTGGGTGTGGAGCGCCGGATCACTCTTCCGTTGCCGAACCGGTATCTCATGGATACCGTGGAGAACCGCGTCGCCGTCGCGGAGGTCATCCGCGAGGTGCGCCCCGAGATCGTGTTCCTCCCTTACGGTGTGGACGCGCACCCCGACCACATCGCCGCGGAACACCTCGGCGAAGCGGCCCGGTTCTACGCGAAGCTCACGAAGACCGAGATGCGGGGCGATCCCCACTACCCACGGCGGATCCTGCACTTTTTCTGTACGCACTACCGGCTCCACGTCGCCCCCGCGTTTGTCCTCGACATCTCCGACCAGATTCAACAGAAGATGGACGCCATCGCCTGCTACCGCTCACAGTTTAACGAGGAGCGCGGCAACGCCGCCGTCCTCGACGCGATCCGCACCGTGGCCGGGTACTGGGGCACACGCATCCGCCGGCCGTACGGGGAACCGTTCGCCAGCAAGGAAGCGCTCGGCCTCCGCAGTCTCGAGGATCTGCTGTGA
- a CDS encoding glycosyltransferase: protein MQLSVVVPAHNEGDRIFEDLLEIADTLRSFSTSWEIILVDDGSRDATRGQAIKARAHIPGLRIFSYQENRGKGYALRHGAGHARGDLVAFLDADLELHPKQLPVFLDILHRDRADLVVGSKRHPESPPPAASQSFPLSRRILSACYFLLVKQMFHLPVRDTQAGLKLFRRHVLQDVLPKVRTTRFTFDLDVLVNAHRAGYQVAEAPVVARFLRASSRLTLRDVVRMWVDTLALYSRVHMRGVHHHRETRPGVDKSLWARASKHR from the coding sequence ATGCAGCTCTCCGTCGTCGTGCCCGCGCACAATGAGGGTGATCGAATCTTCGAGGATCTCCTCGAGATTGCCGATACCCTGAGATCATTTTCCACCTCCTGGGAGATCATCCTCGTGGACGACGGAAGCCGCGACGCGACCCGCGGGCAGGCTATCAAGGCCCGGGCGCATATCCCGGGGCTGCGGATCTTCTCGTACCAGGAAAACCGGGGCAAGGGATACGCGCTGCGGCATGGCGCCGGTCACGCTCGGGGCGACCTCGTCGCATTCCTGGATGCGGACCTCGAGCTTCACCCCAAACAGCTACCCGTGTTCTTAGACATCCTGCATCGAGACCGCGCGGATCTTGTCGTCGGGTCGAAGAGACATCCGGAGTCTCCCCCTCCGGCGGCGAGCCAGTCGTTTCCGTTGTCCCGGCGGATCTTAAGCGCATGTTACTTCCTGCTCGTAAAGCAGATGTTTCATCTGCCGGTCCGGGACACTCAGGCGGGGCTCAAGCTGTTTCGACGACACGTGCTGCAGGACGTGTTGCCGAAGGTTCGGACGACCCGGTTCACGTTTGATCTCGACGTGCTCGTCAACGCGCACCGAGCCGGCTACCAAGTGGCCGAGGCTCCGGTCGTCGCTCGATTTCTGCGGGCGTCGAGTCGGCTGACGCTGCGCGATGTGGTGCGCATGTGGGTCGATACGCTGGCGTTGTATTCCCGTGTGCACATGCGTGGCGTGCACCACCACCGAGAGACCCGTCCCGGCGTTGACAAATCTCTTTGGGCGCGCGCGTCCAAGCACCGATAG
- the hemB gene encoding porphobilinogen synthase — protein sequence MTSFPYSRPRRLRRTEPIRAMVRETTLAPHHLIAPLFVKEGVSRPVDIEAMPGQHQHTVSSLVETCGVHAELGVPAVLLFGIPARKDAEGTAAWDPDGIVQQAMRAVRAEFGDRLVLMGDLCLCEYTDHGHCGLLKGGAVDNDTTLEAYARIAVSYADAGVDFVAPSGMMDGQVGAVRRALDEHGHQNVAIMAYAVKYASAFYGPFRQAAESRPQSGDRRGYQVDPGNVDEALREVRADIEEGADIVMVKPALLYLDVLARVKTTFGLPTAAYNVSGEYAMLRAAAARGWIDEQAAMMEVLFAIRRAGADLILTYFARAAAERLRHG from the coding sequence ATGACATCCTTCCCGTATAGCCGTCCGCGCCGGCTTCGGCGGACCGAGCCGATCCGCGCCATGGTCCGCGAGACCACGCTTGCGCCACACCACCTCATTGCCCCCCTCTTCGTGAAGGAGGGTGTGTCGCGGCCGGTGGACATCGAGGCGATGCCGGGGCAACACCAGCACACGGTGTCGAGCCTCGTCGAGACCTGCGGCGTGCACGCCGAGCTCGGCGTGCCGGCGGTCCTTTTGTTTGGGATCCCCGCGCGCAAGGATGCCGAGGGCACCGCCGCGTGGGACCCGGATGGGATCGTCCAGCAGGCGATGCGGGCAGTGCGGGCCGAGTTCGGGGATCGGCTCGTCCTGATGGGGGACCTCTGTCTGTGCGAGTACACCGATCACGGACACTGCGGTCTCCTCAAGGGTGGGGCGGTCGACAACGACACCACGCTTGAGGCCTACGCGCGCATTGCGGTCTCGTACGCCGACGCGGGGGTGGATTTTGTTGCACCGTCGGGGATGATGGACGGCCAGGTGGGCGCGGTCCGGCGGGCCCTCGACGAGCACGGGCATCAGAACGTCGCCATCATGGCGTACGCGGTCAAGTACGCGTCGGCGTTCTACGGGCCGTTCCGGCAGGCGGCGGAATCTCGACCCCAGTCTGGCGATCGCCGCGGCTACCAGGTGGATCCCGGCAACGTCGACGAAGCGCTCCGCGAGGTACGGGCGGATATCGAAGAGGGCGCCGACATCGTCATGGTAAAGCCGGCACTCCTCTACCTCGACGTCCTCGCACGGGTGAAGACGACGTTCGGCCTGCCGACGGCGGCCTACAACGTCAGCGGGGAATACGCGATGCTGCGGGCCGCTGCCGCTCGCGGCTGGATCGACGAGCAGGCGGCGATGATGGAGGTGCTCTTCGCGATCCGCCGCGCCGGAGCTGATCTCATCCTCACGTATTTCGCGCGCGCGGCCGCGGAGCGCCTCCGGCACGGGTGA
- a CDS encoding helix-turn-helix domain-containing protein gives MTTVKAGRARWLTLGEAAEFLGVDVTTLRGWADAGKVRVFRTPGGHRRFDLGDLDALVQENAPPAAVLSGTPAGRTMGPRQWLATRPWYDGIPESSRARVRGYCAELMQIVASYIAGRPARPRHLAAARRAGAALGRTVAAWGITPAQSTEVFLRFKMHVTEALAGSREGGSDRVRAMRDTDAFLESALQSMMEASEASRTRMVSGPRGGRG, from the coding sequence GTGACCACCGTCAAGGCGGGCCGCGCCCGCTGGCTGACCCTTGGGGAAGCGGCGGAGTTCCTCGGCGTCGACGTCACAACGTTGCGCGGATGGGCCGACGCCGGGAAGGTGCGCGTCTTTCGGACTCCGGGCGGCCACCGGCGCTTTGATCTCGGGGACCTCGATGCGCTCGTCCAGGAGAACGCGCCTCCGGCCGCGGTCCTCTCCGGCACACCCGCCGGGCGGACAATGGGCCCGCGGCAGTGGCTGGCGACCCGCCCCTGGTATGACGGAATCCCTGAGTCGTCCCGGGCCCGCGTGCGAGGGTACTGCGCGGAGTTGATGCAGATCGTGGCATCGTATATCGCGGGCCGGCCCGCGCGGCCACGTCACCTCGCCGCTGCGCGTCGTGCCGGTGCGGCGCTCGGGCGGACCGTGGCTGCGTGGGGGATCACCCCCGCGCAATCGACCGAGGTATTCCTGCGTTTCAAAATGCACGTGACCGAGGCGCTGGCAGGCTCGCGCGAAGGCGGGAGCGATCGAGTCCGAGCCATGCGGGATACCGATGCGTTCCTCGAGAGCGCCCTCCAATCGATGATGGAAGCCTCCGAAGCGTCGCGTACTCGGATGGTGAGCGGCCCGCGTGGGGGACGGGGGTGA
- a CDS encoding HD domain-containing protein — protein MSGGRTAGPETPRAAGRPLTLDEVKRDREVEAYIVKADEYTRAIGYTEHGVRHANLVASISGNVLRRLGRDERTVQLGGIAGYLHDIGNLVGRVSHEHTGAILARDILNRLGMDPVEQAIVMGAIGNHEEQTGEPVSDVGAALIISDKSDVHRTRVRNPDPVTFDIHDRVNYAVEHSFLRVDEGARTITLELTIDTSQVMEYFEIFLPRMVMCRHAAKLLGCAFKLQINGTKLL, from the coding sequence GTGAGCGGCGGCCGCACGGCCGGACCGGAGACGCCGCGCGCGGCGGGCCGCCCGCTGACCCTCGACGAGGTCAAGCGAGATCGAGAGGTCGAGGCGTACATCGTGAAGGCCGACGAGTACACGCGCGCCATCGGGTACACCGAGCACGGCGTCCGCCACGCCAATCTTGTCGCCAGTATTTCCGGGAACGTGCTCCGCAGGCTGGGACGCGACGAGCGGACCGTTCAGCTGGGTGGAATCGCGGGGTATCTCCACGATATCGGCAACCTCGTGGGGCGGGTAAGCCATGAGCACACCGGCGCGATTCTCGCGAGGGATATCCTCAACCGCCTCGGGATGGATCCGGTCGAGCAGGCGATCGTGATGGGCGCGATCGGCAATCACGAGGAGCAGACCGGCGAACCGGTGAGCGACGTGGGCGCCGCGCTGATCATCTCCGACAAGTCCGATGTGCATCGCACGCGAGTCCGCAACCCCGACCCGGTCACCTTCGACATCCACGACCGGGTGAACTATGCGGTCGAGCACTCGTTCCTCCGCGTGGACGAGGGGGCCCGCACGATCACGCTGGAACTGACCATCGATACGTCCCAAGTGATGGAGTACTTTGAGATCTTCCTGCCGCGTATGGTGATGTGCCGGCACGCGGCGAAATTGCTCGGGTGCGCGTTCAAGCTGCAGATCAACGGGACGAAACTGCTCTAG
- a CDS encoding uroporphyrinogen-III synthase translates to MTGNGLLSGRRIVVTRARAQAHRLSALLEADGAEVIEVPAIRIVPPDDYGPVDRAIDRLAGYQWAVFTSQNAVTQFADRLRIRGGDASLLGRLRIASIGPATAQALLAHGLRPSVAPARFVAEALLEAFGERAQEVRGARILLPRAAAARAVLPDGLRALGAVVDVVPVYRVELERAQDPGARTRLLHGTIDAVTFTSPSTVRHFVELAGAEGSRVLGDAIIACIGPVTAAAAQECGLSVGLIAEVYTIPGLVDALRGRLGRAVTAVDR, encoded by the coding sequence GTGACCGGGAACGGCCTGCTGTCCGGGCGCCGGATCGTCGTGACTCGCGCCCGCGCGCAGGCGCACCGCCTCAGCGCGCTGCTCGAGGCGGACGGCGCCGAGGTCATCGAGGTCCCCGCGATCCGGATCGTGCCCCCGGACGACTACGGCCCCGTCGATCGGGCGATCGACCGGCTTGCCGGGTATCAGTGGGCGGTGTTCACGAGCCAAAACGCGGTCACGCAATTCGCCGATCGCCTCAGGATACGCGGCGGAGACGCGTCGCTGCTCGGCCGGCTCCGCATCGCCTCGATCGGGCCTGCCACAGCACAGGCCCTGCTCGCGCATGGGCTCCGACCGTCGGTGGCGCCGGCCAGGTTCGTCGCCGAGGCGTTGCTCGAGGCATTTGGCGAGCGCGCGCAGGAGGTGCGCGGGGCCCGGATATTGCTGCCGCGCGCGGCCGCCGCGCGCGCGGTGCTGCCTGACGGATTGAGGGCGCTCGGCGCCGTGGTTGATGTCGTCCCCGTCTACCGGGTCGAGTTGGAGCGCGCGCAGGACCCCGGGGCGCGGACGCGGTTGCTCCACGGGACCATCGACGCCGTGACGTTCACCAGCCCTTCGACGGTCCGACACTTCGTCGAACTCGCCGGCGCAGAGGGATCGCGCGTGCTTGGGGATGCGATCATCGCCTGCATCGGGCCGGTCACCGCGGCCGCCGCGCAGGAGTGCGGTTTGTCCGTGGGTCTCATCGCAGAGGTCTACACGATTCCGGGGTTGGTGGACGCCCTGCGCGGGCGGTTGGGCCGCGCGGTCACCGCCGTCGACCGATAG
- a CDS encoding glycosyltransferase family 2 protein, producing the protein MRSIVIMPLFNEEETLAEVLGEVRRRTTAEILVVNDGSTDGSARILERSRPGVLVMTHAQNEGYGQSLIDGFGYAVRAGYDVAVTIDCDLQHEPRLIPEFVEAARAVDIVSGSRYHPDASFVQDPAPPDRQQLNAEVTRIVNDLTGYHLTDAWCGFKAYRVAGLARMQLDERSYGLPLQVWLQAARLGLTVKEIPVPRIYKNPDRRFWGGLDDPATRRTYYLSIIDREVSRWRNSS; encoded by the coding sequence ATGCGTTCGATCGTCATCATGCCGTTGTTCAATGAGGAGGAGACCCTCGCGGAGGTGCTGGGAGAGGTCCGGCGTCGCACGACCGCGGAGATCCTCGTCGTGAACGACGGATCCACCGATGGGTCCGCCCGCATCCTCGAGCGGAGCCGGCCCGGTGTCCTGGTGATGACCCACGCGCAGAACGAGGGGTACGGCCAGTCATTGATCGATGGATTCGGGTACGCGGTGCGGGCGGGGTACGATGTCGCGGTGACGATCGACTGCGACCTGCAGCACGAGCCCCGGCTGATCCCCGAGTTTGTGGAGGCGGCCCGGGCCGTTGACATCGTCTCGGGGAGCCGCTACCATCCTGATGCGTCGTTCGTGCAGGACCCGGCGCCCCCCGATCGGCAGCAACTCAATGCCGAGGTGACCCGGATCGTCAACGACCTCACCGGGTATCATCTGACCGATGCGTGGTGCGGGTTCAAGGCGTACCGCGTCGCGGGCCTCGCGCGGATGCAACTCGACGAACGGTCCTACGGCCTCCCCCTGCAGGTGTGGCTGCAGGCGGCCCGGCTCGGGCTGACGGTGAAGGAGATCCCAGTTCCGCGCATCTACAAGAACCCCGACCGCCGATTCTGGGGCGGCCTGGACGATCCGGCGACGCGCCGGACCTATTACTTGTCCATCATCGACCGGGAGGTGAGCCGATGGCGGAATTCCTCGTGA
- the hemC gene encoding hydroxymethylbilane synthase, translating into MSERRLRVGTRGSRLSLRQTELVIQALRARVPGVVLEVVVIQTAGDRAPGVPLEQMEGIGFFAKELEAALLDGRCDLAVHSAKDLPTEVHGDLCLAACPPRTDPRDVLIARAGYRLATLPADARVATSSVRRSAQILHRRPDLEPVSIRGNIDTRLAKLDRGACDALCLAGAGLIRMGWESRVSEWLSSEVMLPAPAQGAIAVEVRRSDQPLIDLVRRINHPPTQAAVEAERAFVARLGSGCRAPAAALATVDGGVMVLEGLVASIDGTTVHRHRASGPVEAPAQLGAAVAETLLMHAGSVLDGIRAVGAVAGTRREVL; encoded by the coding sequence GTGAGCGAGAGGCGGCTGCGTGTCGGCACGCGCGGCAGCCGCCTGAGCCTGCGGCAGACCGAGCTCGTCATCCAGGCGCTGCGCGCACGCGTGCCCGGCGTCGTCCTCGAGGTGGTCGTGATTCAGACGGCGGGCGATCGCGCCCCTGGTGTTCCGCTCGAGCAGATGGAGGGGATTGGCTTTTTCGCCAAGGAGCTCGAGGCGGCGCTCCTCGACGGCCGATGCGATCTGGCCGTGCACAGCGCCAAAGATCTGCCAACCGAGGTACACGGGGATCTCTGCCTCGCCGCATGTCCTCCGCGGACCGACCCGAGGGACGTCCTGATCGCCCGCGCCGGGTACCGGCTTGCGACCCTGCCGGCAGACGCCCGCGTGGCCACGAGCAGCGTCCGGCGAAGCGCGCAGATCCTTCATCGGCGTCCGGATCTGGAGCCGGTGTCCATCCGCGGAAACATCGATACGCGCCTCGCCAAACTCGATCGCGGAGCGTGCGATGCCCTGTGCCTAGCAGGCGCCGGGCTGATTCGCATGGGGTGGGAGAGCCGGGTCAGCGAGTGGCTGTCCTCCGAGGTGATGCTGCCGGCACCCGCTCAGGGGGCGATCGCCGTCGAAGTGCGCCGCTCAGATCAACCCCTGATCGATCTGGTGCGCCGCATCAATCATCCACCGACTCAGGCGGCGGTGGAAGCGGAGCGGGCGTTTGTCGCGCGCCTGGGGAGCGGGTGCCGGGCGCCGGCCGCCGCGCTCGCCACGGTCGATGGCGGGGTGATGGTCCTCGAAGGGCTGGTGGCGTCGATCGACGGCACCACCGTCCACCGGCATCGCGCGAGCGGGCCCGTCGAGGCGCCCGCGCAACTCGGCGCAGCAGTGGCCGAGACTCTTCTCATGCACGCAGGGAGCGTGTTGGACGGCATCCGCGCTGTGGGCGCGGTGGCGGGAACGCGAAGGGAAGTCTTGTGA
- the yajC gene encoding preprotein translocase subunit YajC — protein MNAQQALAQIVGLFPLIGVFLVFYFLFIRPQQAQQKRHREMLGRLKKGDRVLTRGGLYGIILDVKDNDITLELAQNVRVRADRAAVQSLVKRGGAAS, from the coding sequence GTGAACGCCCAGCAGGCGCTGGCCCAAATTGTGGGGCTCTTCCCTCTGATCGGCGTCTTCCTGGTTTTCTATTTTCTCTTCATCCGGCCGCAGCAGGCCCAGCAGAAACGGCACCGCGAGATGCTGGGACGTCTTAAGAAGGGCGACCGGGTGTTGACCCGCGGCGGCCTGTACGGCATTATCCTCGACGTGAAGGACAACGACATCACGCTGGAGCTCGCGCAGAACGTGCGGGTTCGGGCAGATCGCGCCGCCGTGCAATCTTTGGTGAAGCGCGGGGGCGCCGCCTCGTGA